AGTAACATCAGAGCAGGAGAGTTCCAGCAAGGGGgcaaaatcacagaaaaagtgatTGACCCGATTTGGTCCACAGAagagtaaaagaaagaaggaagtacTAACGGAGGAAGCATTGAGAAAACCACCCATGTAAGACACGAGGAGTAACTGAACACAGACTTGCATGGACATCTTCGTGGAATAgagcagtgggttgcagatggccacaaagcggtcatatgccatggcagccagAAGGAAACACTCAAGTGTTCCAAAGAAAGCACCTGAACCCAGCTGGACAGCACATCCAGGGTAGGAGATGGTATTTCTCTCCACCAGGAAATTTACAAGCATACTGGGTGTGACAGAAGATGAATAGCCCATGTCAACAAAAGCCAAGTGgctcaggaaaaaatacatgggatgATGGAGCTGAGGAGAGAGTCTGACAAGAATGATTGTGCTGAGATTGCCACATATGGTCACCAGGTAGATACACAGGATGATCACGAAGAGGACGGTTTGCAG
The Sus scrofa isolate TJ Tabasco breed Duroc unplaced genomic scaffold, Sscrofa11.1 Contig2593, whole genome shotgun sequence genome window above contains:
- the LOC100737882 gene encoding olfactory receptor 502-like, which translates into the protein MGSLGEGNHTAVTEFILLGLTNDPTLQTVLFVIILCIYLVTICGNLSTIILVRLSPQLHHPMYFFLSHLAFVDMGYSSSVTPSMLVNFLVERNTISYPGCAVQLGSGAFFGTLECFLLAAMAYDRFVAICNPLLYSTKMSMQVCVQLLLVSYMGGFLNASSVSTSFFLLLFCGPNRVNHFFCDFAPLLELSCSDVTVPAVVPSFTSGSIIVVTVVVIATSYIYILITVLKMPSTEGRHKAFSTCTSHLTTVTLFYGTITFIYVMPKSSYSTDQNKVVSVFYTVVIPMMNPLIYSLRSKEIKGALKRQLGRITCT